The following is a genomic window from Sciurus carolinensis chromosome 3, mSciCar1.2, whole genome shotgun sequence.
GTCCTAGCACCTGGCACCAGGCGCTGTGTGAGGCCCTCCAGGCCAGGAGGACTGTAATGTGGCCCCGGGGTCTCTCCTGCAGTATCACTGCAGGGACTGAAGTAAGAGAGAATATTGAGTTCTGGGCAGAAGCAGTGGGGTCCACGTCCAGCAAGCTGCTGCCCCTGCCAGGGCACGTGGTGTTGGCTGGCAATGTCCACGGCAGCGCCTCTTGCTGAGATTTCAGCAGCAGCTGTGTCGGCATCAACACTCTTCAAGTCTGACTCCTCAGCCACCCGCCACTCCCTCTTGTGATTTTATGCAGGTAACATTGCACATGAGCACTCACCCTATAGTCCAAGGCCACTGTGTGAGGGTGTCCAGAGAAGGGAAGTGATCCTGGAGGAAAGTCGCATGACAAGCTCAGGATGTGACAGGTTCAGTTAGTGTCCACACACATCCCTAACCAGAGTGCAGAAGACTGTGGCCTTCCTTCAGGGCAGGGGAGGTTGAGACAGGGCCAGGCCCCAGGCAGGCTCTGGCTCACTCTGGCATTGAGGGGAGCAGCCCTTGGGGCCATGAGTCTCTCAGAATGCACTTTATGCCCGTGATAGGCTGGCCTGACCCCTGGAGATATTTTTTGTGGTCCCTCCACCGTTCTTCCAGACACTTTTGCACAATGAGGTCATCATATCTGGATTTTAAGATCCCTCGATGGTTGATGCATTGCTGACAACTGCTTCAGATAGTGTCCTCTGAAATTACAATGATGTCCTTGGAAGTTAGTGCACCAAAGCAGAAAGCCAGGAACCCCCTCTGTGTTTTGGGAAGCTACTTTAGCAATGATCTCTTCTTAAACCCTCCTGCTACTCATGAATGCCATGTGAGAATTTAAGGAATCAGCAGATAGGGCCACATCCAGTAGTGAGGTTGCATCAGGTGCCAAACATCAGTCACTCTGAGAGAGAGACTGTGGCTAAAAGAGGAGTTGAGCGGATGTAGTGGGTCTCAGAGCCTCCTTCTGGGAACTGGTTGAAAGTCAAGAGGTGAACTAGGATGTCCGCAAGGGAGAGTTCGCGGTCAGAGAAGTTTTCCCAGGAAGAAGAGATAAGATCTCTTTCTCCTCAGAGGTAGGTATAGGGTGGGGCAGTGGTGGAAGGCAGGGATGGAGTTTCTGTGCTATGATTCCTTAATGATTAACTCTGTAGTCCAATGACAGCTGGTTCTGGTAGATGGCTATGTGACAACATACTAAAGTCAAAGGAAATGCTGAAGGTGGCAGAGCTTGGTGTGGAACGTCGCCTGCTGCAGGCTTCAGTGCAGATGGCTGTGGGGCTCCAGGGGCCCCTGCGAGGGCTTGCAGTGTTGTTCTTGCTGTGTGTGTTGCCCAGGGCTGAGGGCAGGAAGGTGCTGGTGGTGCCCATGGAGGGCAGCCACTGGCTGAGCATGCGGGATGTTGTGCGGGAGCTCCATGCCCGAGGCCATCACACTGTGGTCCTGGCTCCAGAGGTGAATATTCATGTCAAGAGTGAAGACTTTTTCTCCCTGGAAACATATGCTGTTTCATATACAGAAGAAGAATTCAGACACATGCTGTTTGCTGTTCTTCCAGTTGTGTTTGAACAAAATCATTATCTGAAGATGTTTGTAAATTTCATGGAAGTTTCCAAAAACCTGTCTATGCTATATTACAATTCATGTACAGCGGTTCTGCATAACAAGACCCTTATCAGTCATTTGAATTCCAGTTCGTTCGATGTGGTTTTGACAGATCCAGTTTCCCCCTGTGGGACCGTGTTGGCTAAGTACCTGGATATTCCTGCTGTGTTTTTTCTGCGAGCCCTTCCCTGCAACTTTGACTCTGAGGGCACACAGTGCCCAAACCCTTCGTCATATATTCCTAGGTTACTGACAATGAATTCAGACCACATGACCTTCCTGCAAAGGGTCAAGAACATGCTGTATCCTCTATTCTTGAACTACTTTTGCAATATTGGTTTTACTCCTTATGCGAACCTGGCCTCTGAGCTTTTACAGAGAGAGGTGTCTTTGGTGGATATTTTCAGCCATGCATCAGTGTGGTTGTTCAGAGGGGACTTTGTGTTGGACTACCCCAGGCCTGTCATGCCCAACATGGTCTTCATTGGAGGAATAAACTGTGTCCACAGGAAGCCACTCTCTCAGGTCTGTATTGGTCCCTTTCCAGTCCATGTT
Proteins encoded in this region:
- the LOC124981346 gene encoding UDP-glucuronosyltransferase 1-2-like; translation: MAVGLQGPLRGLAVLFLLCVLPRAEGRKVLVVPMEGSHWLSMRDVVRELHARGHHTVVLAPEVNIHVKSEDFFSLETYAVSYTEEEFRHMLFAVLPVVFEQNHYLKMFVNFMEVSKNLSMLYYNSCTAVLHNKTLISHLNSSSFDVVLTDPVSPCGTVLAKYLDIPAVFFLRALPCNFDSEGTQCPNPSSYIPRLLTMNSDHMTFLQRVKNMLYPLFLNYFCNIGFTPYANLASELLQREVSLVDIFSHASVWLFRGDFVLDYPRPVMPNMVFIGGINCVHRKPLSQVCIGPFPVHVPGRVP